From one Paroceanicella profunda genomic stretch:
- a CDS encoding ArsR/SmtB family transcription factor, with amino-acid sequence MSISPKLALLEEYALVARALSAPARLMLLEQLAQGERGVEALAEKTGLTVANCSQHLQQLRRAALVTSRRDGKAVIYRLTDARTLTLMDLMRSVAERNLAQVERILRGLSGGEDAPEPVSRADLAARLAEGSVTVLDVRPADEYAAGHIPGALNATLAQLERFLPTLARDAEIVAYCRGPYCVYAHQAVATLRRHGLNARRLEGGLPEWREDGRPVLINAG; translated from the coding sequence GTGTCAATTAGCCCGAAACTGGCTCTGCTCGAAGAATACGCGCTCGTCGCACGCGCCTTGTCGGCACCGGCGCGTCTGATGCTGCTGGAACAATTGGCGCAAGGAGAGCGCGGCGTTGAGGCACTGGCGGAAAAGACAGGCCTCACCGTCGCCAACTGCTCGCAACACCTGCAACAGCTGCGCCGGGCCGCACTCGTCACCAGCCGTCGCGACGGCAAAGCGGTGATCTACCGGTTGACCGACGCGAGGACGCTCACGCTGATGGACCTTATGCGCAGCGTTGCGGAGCGGAATCTCGCGCAGGTCGAGCGCATTTTGCGAGGCCTCTCGGGCGGCGAGGACGCCCCCGAACCCGTCAGCCGCGCGGACCTCGCCGCACGGCTCGCGGAAGGCTCCGTCACCGTGCTCGATGTCCGGCCCGCCGACGAATACGCTGCAGGCCACATTCCTGGCGCTCTGAACGCCACCCTAGCGCAACTAGAGCGATTCCTCCCCACCCTCGCGCGGGACGCCGAGATCGTCGCCTATTGCCGCGGCCCCTACTGCGTCTATGCCCATCAGGCCGTGGCGACGCTGCGCCGTCACGGGCTTAACGCGCGGCGGCTGGAGGGCGGTTTGCCAGAATGGCGCGAAGATGGAAGGCCCGTGCTCATCAACGCAGGCTGA
- a CDS encoding multicopper oxidase family protein: MNTLSRRGFLAASAAAIGAAQMPRIAFAQGAAPISLAAATRTLDIDGRAATVFGLVGPSGQGLILDPGQRFRVDLTNDLDVGTIIHWHGQIPPNAQDGVPDMPMPLLASGETRSYDFEARPGTHWMHSHVPTQEMQLLAAPLIVRSAEDVAADRQEVVMFLHDFSFKGPEEVLAEIGAGHGGGHGAGHSATAAPDQGAPMGGMGAMQGMDHGAMGHGGMGNMGAMMGMGGQMGGMAMDLNDYDWDAYLANDRTLSDPEVVQVERGGRIRLRVINAAAATVFWIDTGGAEARLVATDGHAVQPVAGNRFGLAMGQRLDIEIDLPNDGGTWPILALREGARERTGLILATQGAEVRRLDAMAETAAPAFDTDLAQEARLIARDPLPDRQVDRSQMLMLGGSMQPYVWTINRAVWGQHQPITARSGERVVLSFHNMSMMAHPMHLHGHVFQVVGLNGRRVAGALRDTVHVPPMSMVDVALDAGEAARWMLHCHHMPHLATGMMTEFAVTASV; encoded by the coding sequence ATGAACACGCTTTCACGACGCGGCTTTCTTGCCGCAAGCGCCGCCGCCATTGGCGCGGCACAGATGCCCCGCATCGCCTTTGCGCAAGGGGCGGCGCCGATCAGCCTCGCCGCCGCGACCCGGACCCTCGATATCGATGGACGCGCCGCAACCGTCTTTGGCCTTGTCGGTCCCAGCGGTCAGGGGTTGATCCTCGACCCCGGCCAGAGGTTCCGGGTCGATCTGACCAACGATCTTGATGTCGGCACCATCATCCACTGGCATGGCCAGATCCCGCCCAATGCGCAGGACGGCGTGCCGGACATGCCGATGCCCCTCCTCGCGTCCGGAGAGACCCGATCCTACGATTTTGAGGCGCGGCCGGGCACGCATTGGATGCACAGCCATGTGCCGACGCAAGAGATGCAGCTGCTGGCAGCACCGCTGATCGTGCGCTCGGCCGAGGACGTTGCTGCTGACCGGCAGGAGGTCGTGATGTTCCTGCATGATTTCTCCTTCAAGGGCCCCGAGGAGGTTCTGGCGGAGATCGGCGCGGGTCATGGCGGCGGACACGGCGCAGGTCATAGTGCCACTGCGGCGCCCGATCAAGGCGCGCCCATGGGAGGCATGGGCGCGATGCAGGGCATGGATCATGGCGCGATGGGCCATGGCGGCATGGGCAACATGGGTGCGATGATGGGCATGGGCGGCCAGATGGGCGGCATGGCCATGGACCTGAACGATTACGACTGGGACGCCTATCTCGCCAACGACCGGACCCTGTCGGACCCCGAGGTGGTGCAGGTCGAGCGTGGCGGGCGCATCCGGCTGCGGGTCATCAACGCCGCCGCGGCGACGGTGTTCTGGATCGACACCGGGGGTGCCGAGGCGCGACTGGTCGCGACGGACGGCCACGCCGTCCAGCCTGTCGCGGGCAACCGGTTCGGGCTGGCCATGGGTCAGCGGCTGGACATCGAGATCGACCTGCCGAACGACGGCGGCACCTGGCCGATCCTCGCCCTGCGCGAAGGCGCGCGCGAGCGCACCGGCCTGATCCTCGCTACGCAGGGAGCCGAGGTCCGGCGCCTCGATGCCATGGCGGAGACCGCAGCACCCGCGTTCGACACCGATCTTGCACAGGAGGCGCGCCTCATCGCCCGCGATCCCCTGCCGGATCGGCAGGTGGACCGCAGCCAGATGCTGATGCTCGGCGGCTCGATGCAGCCCTATGTCTGGACGATCAACCGGGCCGTCTGGGGCCAGCACCAGCCGATCACCGCGCGCAGCGGCGAACGGGTCGTGCTGTCGTTCCACAACATGTCGATGATGGCCCACCCGATGCATCTGCACGGGCATGTGTTCCAGGTCGTCGGCCTGAACGGGCGGCGTGTTGCCGGTGCCCTGCGCGACACGGTTCACGTTCCGCCGATGTCGATGGTCGATGTCGCCCTGGACGCCGGCGAGGCCGCGCGCTGGATGCTGCATTGCCATCACATGCCGCACCTTGCGACCGGCATGATGACCGAATTCGCGGTCACGGCGTCGGTGTGA
- a CDS encoding DUF302 domain-containing protein — translation MTYTINRMISDAGIDDMDARARKALADHGFGVLTEIDLKATMKKKLDVEMPAYRILGACNPKMAYEAIGIEPRVGAMLPCNVILREVEGGVEVSAIDPVASMQAIENTELTAVAGEVRDLLAKAVAAV, via the coding sequence ATGACCTACACAATCAATCGCATGATCTCCGATGCGGGTATCGATGACATGGACGCCCGCGCGCGAAAGGCCCTCGCCGACCATGGCTTCGGCGTCCTGACAGAGATCGACCTCAAGGCGACCATGAAGAAGAAGCTCGATGTCGAGATGCCCGCGTACCGCATCCTCGGCGCCTGCAATCCGAAGATGGCGTATGAGGCGATCGGGATCGAACCGCGGGTGGGCGCGATGCTGCCCTGCAACGTCATTCTCCGCGAGGTCGAAGGTGGCGTGGAGGTCAGCGCCATCGATCCTGTGGCGTCGATGCAGGCGATCGAGAACACCGAGCTGACGGCCGTCGCGGGCGAGGTGCGT
- a CDS encoding c-type cytochrome: MEKTLRNTVGIGLVVGGVILAVFAGWRYAGTASTAVASADIIAQGRQIYVDQCAACHGANLAGQPDWRTPLVSGRLPAPPHDESGHTWHHPDEVLFRIVKEGTAAVVGGGYESDMPSFADVLSDAEIRAVLDYIKSTWPERERSYQSELSHSN, encoded by the coding sequence TTGGAAAAAACTCTTCGGAATACTGTCGGGATTGGTCTGGTCGTCGGAGGTGTAATCCTCGCGGTCTTTGCAGGCTGGCGCTATGCCGGTACCGCATCCACCGCCGTAGCGTCGGCGGATATCATCGCGCAAGGACGCCAGATCTATGTAGATCAGTGCGCCGCCTGCCACGGCGCGAACCTGGCGGGCCAGCCCGACTGGCGCACGCCGCTTGTATCCGGCCGGTTGCCCGCACCGCCGCACGACGAGAGCGGCCACACATGGCACCATCCCGACGAGGTCCTGTTCCGGATCGTCAAGGAAGGCACCGCCGCCGTCGTCGGCGGCGGCTACGAGAGCGACATGCCCAGCTTCGCAGACGTGCTGAGCGATGCGGAGATCCGTGCCGTTCTCGACTATATCAAGAGCACATGGCCGGAGCGCGAACGCAGCTATCAGTCCGAACTCTCGCATTCCAATTGA